A single region of the Grus americana isolate bGruAme1 chromosome 3, bGruAme1.mat, whole genome shotgun sequence genome encodes:
- the LOC129205200 gene encoding cysteine-rich venom protein TEL1-like encodes MRCSIWSLFEFYNTCNAESPCPIRKQKTYKSPSGEELQSLPQPPEEGQKKLLIFLETKEMILPVVFLCLTAVLPLSTAEKPEDFNALSTSKANQQKLIVDKHNTLRRGVKPSASNMMKMEWCPPAAKNAKNWANKCTLRHSPANMRRTTEQCGENLFMSSAPLSWSYVIQAWYNEEKDFQYGTGAKTQGGVVGHYTQVVWYNSYQIGCAVAFCPKTTYKYFYVCQYCPAGNLLNSIQTPYKKGEPCGDCPNACENGLCTKL; translated from the exons ATGCGCTGTTCTATCTGGTCACTATTTGAATTTTATAATACCTGTAACGCTGAGTCACCTTGTCCTATCAGGAAACAGAAGACCTATAAATCACCCTCAGGTGAAGAACTCCAGTCACTTCCACAACCACCTGAAGAAGGACAGAAGAAACTTCTGATCTTCCTGGAAACAAAAG AGATGATTTTGCCAGTGGTGTTCCTGTGTCTCACAGCTGTGCTGCCTCTGTCCACTGCAGAG AAACCTGAAGATTTCAATGCCCTGTCAACCAGCAAAGCAAATCAGCAAAAGCTGATTGTTGACAAACATAATACCCTCAGGAGAGGAGTAAAACCATCTGCCAGCAACATGATGAAGATG GAATGGTGtcctccagctgcaaaaaatgccaaaaattgGGCCAATAAATGTACTTTAAGACACAGTCCTGCTAACATGAGAAGAACCA ctgaacAATGTGGTGAAAATCTCTTCATGTCATCTGCCCCACTCTCGTGGTCCTATGTTATTCAGGCCTGGTACAATGAGGAGAAAGATTTCCAATATGGAACTGGAGCAAAAACACAAGGTGGTGTGGTTGGCCATTACACTCAG GTGGTTTGGTACAACTCTTATCAAATTGGATGTGCTGTCGCTTTCTGTCCCAAGACTACGTACAAATACTTTTATGTCTGCCAGTACTGCCCCGC GGGGAATCTTCTAAATTCAATTCAGACACCCTACAAAAAAGGAGAACCCTGTGGTGACTGCCCTAATGCTTGTGAGAATGGATTATGCA CCAAGCTTTGA